TTTCATTTCTCCTTTTCCATTAAATATTTAAAAATTTAACATAGAAAAAAACTTCAATCAACTGATAATGATGAATAAACGGAGGTGTTCGAAGACATGGCCGGTTGAAACTTTTGTGCGACATTAATCGAATATTGTTGTGAAAATCCCGGAAACTATCTATACTGTGTCCTGGTCTATCGACAGGGGATATCCGCCTTCCTTTGTGGGTGGATTTTCGCCGTCCCGTATATGCGCGGGTTTGTATGATAGACCCGTGCGGGAAACGCGGTTTTATTTCGACCGCAGGAACGAGGGCTATGGTGATGAAAACAGACAAGCTGCGCATCGATACAATAATACGCGACGCTTTGAAGAAACCGGCCGGCCGCGATCGTGCGTCATCCGGAAAACCGGTCAATGGTCATTTTCAGAGATATCCGGCAGCGGGGGGGTAAAGGTGGGCCGGTATTGTATAAGTCGCCTTTTGGTTGTCCTCACCACCCTGCTGGGGGTTACGCTTTTAGGATTCGGTCTCACCAGGCTTCTTCCGGGCAGTCCCGTCGAACAAGCCGTCTTGAGGATGAGCGGGGGTTCCGGCGAAACGGCGCCCATCTCCGGCGATAACGGGGAAACGGAACGCCTCAGGCGGATGTACGGGTTTGACAAGCCGTTCGCGGCCCAGTATGCCGCGTGGGTCGCAGATATCGTCCGGGGCAGATTCGGTGATTCTTTACGAACGAACAAACCGGTGCTTGCGGAAATCGCGTCGAGAATTCCCGTGTCACTCGCGCCGGCTTTGACCGGTTTTTTCCTGGCCCTTCTCGTCGGTATTCCCCTCGGTTTGAAAAAAGCGATCCGCCGGAACAGTATCTTCGACGGCGTATCGGATATTGCCGTGTACATCGGTTATGCGGTTCCCGGGTTTATTCTCGGGATTCTGTTTATTGTGCTGTCGGGAGACGGGACCTTGTCAAAAATGTTACTGCCCGGAGGAATCTCTTCCGGTGCTTTCGAATACACGCCCGCGCACGTGCGAATTGCCGATGTCGTGCGCCGTATGGCGATGCCGGTGGTTTGTTATGCGATATCGGGGCTGGCCGTTCTCGCCGCCTCCATGAAAACCGCGCTTATAAGGGAGTTTCGCAGGGAATATATGACGACCGCCCTTTCGAAGGGGCTTCCGCTGAAGAAAGTGATCTTCCGGCATGCCCTGCGGAATGCAATAATCCCGGTGCTCGCCGGGATTGGGAGTTTTTTCAATCTTTTTTTTGCATCCTCGATTTTCATTGAAAAAGTATTTGAAATTAAGGGCATGGGCATGCTTTTTTTCGATTCGATTGTCGGCCGTGATTATCCGGTCGTACTCGGGCTGATCCTTATTCATGCGATCGTCAATATCACGGGAAGGCTTGTCTCTCAGCTTTTACTTGTTCTTGCGGACCCGGGAATCAGGGTGACGGGGAGTATGTGATGTTTCGCCTCTCGCCCTTGACAAAGAAAACGGTGCATCAGGTTTTTAAAAACAAGCGTACGTTCGTTTCCCTGGTTATCCTTTTCGTTCTCTATTTATTGTCGGTTTTTTCGGAATTGATCGCCTGCGATAAACCGATCGTTATCCGCTACAATGAAAAACTCTATTTCTTTTCCGCTTTTATTTTCTATCCCGAAAAAACATTCGGGGGAATCCGAGACACCGAAGCTCAGTACAAGGAACTCGCCGTATCGGCTGTGTTTACGGCGGATCGGGGCAACTTCATGATTTTTCCGCCCGTCCCCTACGGCCCTTACGCTTCGAACCTTTCGGAGCTTGAATCCAAACCGCCTACCCGTCCGGACGAACGGCACCCGCTTGGAACGGATGACAGGGGGAGGGATGTGTTCGCGCGATTGCTTTACGGATTCCGTGTGTCGTTCAATCTCGCATTCATCCTTCTTTGTTGTGCAATCGCGATCGGGGTAACCGTCGGCGCACTGCGGGGGTATATCGGCGGCTTTTTTGATCTGGCATTCGGGGGTGTCATCGAGGTACTCGGGGCCATGCCGGTCATCTCTATCGTCATCCTCATCGGATCCATTTACGGGAAAAGCTTTTTCACCCTGGTTTCGGTATTCTCGGTATTTTCCTGGATCTGCCTTGCTTCTTTCGTAAGAACCGAGGTGCTGCGTGTTAAGGAATCGAGCTATGTCGATGCGGCCCGTTCGCTTGGTGTCGGACGATGCGCCGTCTTCTTTTCCGAAGTCCTTCCCAACATCCTCGCCCCGGTTTTCACCTTTGCCCCGTTTTTTCTCATCGGTGCGATGAGTTTTCTCACCGGTCTCGATTATCTCGGATTCGGGCTTCCCGCCACGACGCCGAATTGGGGGGACCTCCTGCGGCAGGGAATGGAACACCGGTCGAGCTACTGGCTGTCCGTTTTTCCCTCTCTCTCGCTTTGTGCCGTATTGCTTTTACTTGCATTCGTCGGCCGGGGGTTGAGGGAGATCATGAATCACGGGGAATACGCGCGGTTGGAGTAGGACGATATATGGAAACAAAAGAGGAACTGCTTGTCGTTAAAGGATTTTCCATCGGGTTTTCTTCCGGCGATGCGTGGACGGACGCGGTCGATAATGTCTCGTTTGCCGTGAAGCGGAATGAATGTGTCGGCCTTCTCGGCGGGTCGGGCTGCGGAAAAAGTCTTCTTGCGAAGGCAATCGTCGGACTGCTGCCGCGAGGGGGGGGGATTGTCCGGCGGGGCCGTATTGTCTTCAAGGGTACCGACATCCTCGATCTTCCTTTGTCACGGTTTTATGATATCAGGGGAAAAGAGATCGGTGCCGTCTTTCAGGATTCGACGGACGCCCTTAATCCCGTCAAACGAATCGGACGGCAGGTCTCGGAAGCCTTGCGCATCCATTACCCAAGAATGAAAAAAGAGGAAGTCGACGAATACTGCGTTTCGATTCTCCGGAGGGTCGGGTTTTCTGAACCGGACCGGCTTGCCGTATCGTTTCCGCACATGTTGTCGGAGGGAATGAGAAAGCGCATAATGATCGCCATGGCCATGATTCTGCGTCCTGATCTGCTTATCGCCGATGAACCCACGGCGGCGCTTGATGTTACCATCCGGGTACAGATCGCGGATCTTCTTGAAAGCCTCAAGCGGGAATTCCGAACTTCGATACTTCTTTTGACCCGTCACCCGGGGATCGCGGCTGATATGTGCGACCGGGTCATTGTCATGCAAGCGGGAAGAATCATCGAACGGGCATCCGCGAATCAGCTTTTTAAAAGCCCGCTTCACCCGTATACGAAAGCCCTTCTCGGGTGCGTCCCGTTGCTCCGGAAAACTGCGGACGGATTTTCTTCACTCAAACCGGTAACGCGGCAGACGGGAAATGACCGGAAGGGGTGCCGTTTTTTGGCCGCATGTAAAAAAAGATTTTACCGGTGCGAAGCCGATACGCCGCCACCGCTTTTTCGTGTCACGGAACACAGAGCCGTCGCATGCTGGTTATATGAAAAGAAGGGGGGGGAGAGATGAATCCGGTATTCATGGAGGTTCGCGATATTAAAAAATATTATCCAGACAGAAAGCGCACGATATTTCAAAAACGGCAATATATCAGGGCGGTCAATGGTGTATCGCTTGATGTGAGGCAGGGAGAAATTATCGGACTGATCGGCGAATCCGGCTGCGGAAAGACGACGATTGCAAGGATACTGGCCGGTCTCGAGATGCCCACCGCCGGAGAAATTTATTTCAGGGGGGAAAAGGTAAAGAAACTGAGGGGAAGAGATGCAAAACGGTATAAAAAGGAGGTTCAGTATGTCTTCGAAGATCCGTATGCATCGCTCAATCCCAAAAAAAACGTGTGCGGGATTGTCGGTACCGGTATCAGGGCATTTCGTCTGCTCGCCGGAAAGAGAAGGATCGTCGATGAGGTGAAAACAATGCTTTCGATTGTGGGCCTGTCGCCCTCGTGCCTCTCGCTGTACCCCGTCGATTTTTCCGTCTTCCAGGCTCTACGGATCGCCATCGCCCGGTCGCTGGCGGTCAACCCGCGACTTCTCGTTTGCGACGAGATATTGTCCCGTCTGGACATTCCATTGCGGGCGGATATCGTCAATCTGATCCGGGATATCCGGCGGCAGTTCGGTCTTTCTGTTCTTTTTATTTCGAAAGATCTTGCCATGATAAGGCACATTTCAGAGAGAATTATCGTCATATATAAAGGAAGGATAATGGAAGCCGCCCCCGCTAAAAGCCTTCTCGAAAACACCTCCCATCCCTATACTCGCGCACTCATATCGGCGGTCGCCTTACCGGTATCCGGCACCGGAAGCAGACGGGTCGTTCTGAAAGGGGAGACCGCCCCGGTAACGGGGGAGATAAAGGGGTGCTGCTTTTCCGACAGGTGTTATATGGCGGCCGATATATGTTTTCGCGAACCCCCGCTTGCGCGCCGGCTTGTCCCCGGCCATACATCGTATTGTCACTTTGCCGAACGGGTATGACGGGGCGCTAAAATAGCGGATAGATAAAGGGTGCCAGGGATGAACTCGCGACGATCAGGAGTGTGATAATGAGCAGAATCACAATGAGGGGAATGATCCACCACGCCTTGTTATGCCACGCGAATCCGAAAAACTCCTTTAGCAGTTTGCCGAGATGTCTGAAAAACCGCATTATTGTATAACTCCTTTACTCTTGATTTCAATCCAGAATCGTATCATACTGCCATTTTTCGCTCTTTGAGTGATCGGGCTGTTCTTCCTTGTAGAGTATATATGAACCGAGGACGAGGCAGTCCATTTGTGTGCGCATAAAACAACGGTAGGCATCCTCAGGCGAACAGACGATCGGTTCGCCCCGCACATTGAAGGATGTATTGATGATGATTCCGTATCCGGTAAGGTTTCTGAACGCTTTAATAATTTCATAGTAACGGGGGTGATGGGTATTGCCGACCGTCTGGATGCGGGCGGAATAATCGACATGGGTAATCGCAGGTATATCGGAGCGTTTCGTATTTATCCGCTGTCTTATGGTGAGGTCGTCCGTAGGTGCCGGGTTGTGGCGCCGTTTTTTTACGACAGGCGCGACAAGCAGCATGTACGGGCTGGGCCTGTCCAGTTCGAAAAACTCTCCGCAGTCCTCTTCGAGGCACGAGGGGGCGAACGGCCGGAACGATTCCCTCGCCTTGATTTTTTTGTTCATGATAAGCTGCATTTCGGGCGACCGGGCGTCACCGATAATAGACCGGCTGCCCAATGCCCTCGGGCCGAACTCC
The sequence above is drawn from the Spirochaetales bacterium genome and encodes:
- a CDS encoding ABC transporter permease → MKIPETIYTVSWSIDRGYPPSFVGGFSPSRICAGLYDRPVRETRFYFDRRNEGYGDENRQAAHRYNNTRRFEETGRPRSCVIRKTGQWSFSEISGSGGVKVGRYCISRLLVVLTTLLGVTLLGFGLTRLLPGSPVEQAVLRMSGGSGETAPISGDNGETERLRRMYGFDKPFAAQYAAWVADIVRGRFGDSLRTNKPVLAEIASRIPVSLAPALTGFFLALLVGIPLGLKKAIRRNSIFDGVSDIAVYIGYAVPGFILGILFIVLSGDGTLSKMLLPGGISSGAFEYTPAHVRIADVVRRMAMPVVCYAISGLAVLAASMKTALIREFRREYMTTALSKGLPLKKVIFRHALRNAIIPVLAGIGSFFNLFFASSIFIEKVFEIKGMGMLFFDSIVGRDYPVVLGLILIHAIVNITGRLVSQLLLVLADPGIRVTGSM
- a CDS encoding ABC transporter permease subunit, whose protein sequence is MFRLSPLTKKTVHQVFKNKRTFVSLVILFVLYLLSVFSELIACDKPIVIRYNEKLYFFSAFIFYPEKTFGGIRDTEAQYKELAVSAVFTADRGNFMIFPPVPYGPYASNLSELESKPPTRPDERHPLGTDDRGRDVFARLLYGFRVSFNLAFILLCCAIAIGVTVGALRGYIGGFFDLAFGGVIEVLGAMPVISIVILIGSIYGKSFFTLVSVFSVFSWICLASFVRTEVLRVKESSYVDAARSLGVGRCAVFFSEVLPNILAPVFTFAPFFLIGAMSFLTGLDYLGFGLPATTPNWGDLLRQGMEHRSSYWLSVFPSLSLCAVLLLLAFVGRGLREIMNHGEYARLE
- a CDS encoding ABC transporter ATP-binding protein; its protein translation is METKEELLVVKGFSIGFSSGDAWTDAVDNVSFAVKRNECVGLLGGSGCGKSLLAKAIVGLLPRGGGIVRRGRIVFKGTDILDLPLSRFYDIRGKEIGAVFQDSTDALNPVKRIGRQVSEALRIHYPRMKKEEVDEYCVSILRRVGFSEPDRLAVSFPHMLSEGMRKRIMIAMAMILRPDLLIADEPTAALDVTIRVQIADLLESLKREFRTSILLLTRHPGIAADMCDRVIVMQAGRIIERASANQLFKSPLHPYTKALLGCVPLLRKTADGFSSLKPVTRQTGNDRKGCRFLAACKKRFYRCEADTPPPLFRVTEHRAVACWLYEKKGGER
- a CDS encoding ABC transporter ATP-binding protein — translated: MNPVFMEVRDIKKYYPDRKRTIFQKRQYIRAVNGVSLDVRQGEIIGLIGESGCGKTTIARILAGLEMPTAGEIYFRGEKVKKLRGRDAKRYKKEVQYVFEDPYASLNPKKNVCGIVGTGIRAFRLLAGKRRIVDEVKTMLSIVGLSPSCLSLYPVDFSVFQALRIAIARSLAVNPRLLVCDEILSRLDIPLRADIVNLIRDIRRQFGLSVLFISKDLAMIRHISERIIVIYKGRIMEAAPAKSLLENTSHPYTRALISAVALPVSGTGSRRVVLKGETAPVTGEIKGCCFSDRCYMAADICFREPPLARRLVPGHTSYCHFAERV